TACCCGAACTTGATGCTGAGTCTGTCCGCAGATCATGTCGCGGCATTCACGTTATGGCCCCACTCGGCAGAGTCGACTTCGGTCGTGTGCGACTTCCTGTTCCATCGCGACGAAATCGCCAAGCAGACATTTGACCCATCCGACGCAGTCGAGTTCTGGGACATGGTCAATCGGCAAGATTGGACGGTGTGCGAAAGCGTGCAGAGGGGCATGCATTCCCGATTCTTCACGACGGGATTTTATGCCCCCATGGAAGATTACTCCATGGACATCC
This portion of the Acidimicrobiia bacterium genome encodes:
- a CDS encoding aromatic ring-hydroxylating dioxygenase subunit alpha, which translates into the protein YPNLMLSLSADHVAAFTLWPHSAESTSVVCDFLFHRDEIAKQTFDPSDAVEFWDMVNRQDWTVCESVQRGMHSRFFTTGFYAPMEDYSMDIRRYLDSLM